The DNA region CGGCCCCGCACACCCCATCGACGAGTCCGGTATCGGCTGGAAGCGACAGCTCGTCGGTGTGTTCACCTTCGCGCTCGGCCTGTTGTGTTTCATGCTAGTGCCGATTCAGCTGATTAGCGCCTGAGCGTTGGAGAGCCGCACCGCCGTCGGCGCTACGCCGAGTGAGTGTAGCCGCGGTCGGGAAGCGACTCGCCGTCGAGTGTTACGCCCGCGCTCGACTCGGTGACGCGTCCGATACGGGTAATCGGCGTCGGTGACACCGACGCTGTGCGTTCGAGCGCCGACTCGGGGAGCGCGAACACCAACTCGAAGTCCTCCCCGAAGTGGAGTGCGGACTTCCAGTACTCCCCGTCGTCGTCGGTCACGTCGTCGACTGCGGAGTCGACCGGAACCGCCGAGGAGTCGAGCGCGAACCCGCAGTCGCTCGCCTCCGCGAGTTGGTGGACCGAACGCGCGAGGCCGTCGCTGGAGTCCATCATCGCCGTCGCGTAGTCGGCGAGTTCCACGCCCGCAGCGACTCGCGGCTCGAACCGGAAGAGGTCGTTGCCGCGTTCGCTATCGCCGCGTTCGAAGTAGCGAAGCGCGGCCGCCGACCGCCCGAGCGTCCCGGTGACGCAGAGCAGGTCGCCCGGAGTCGCACCGGACCGGAGCACCGGGTCGTCGGTTCGGCCGATGGCCGTCGTCGCCGTCGTGAATTCGTCGTGCGTGTCGAGGTCGCCACCGACGTACTCGGCACCGACGAGTTCGCAGACCTCTCGGGCACCGCGGACGAACGCACTCAGTTCGTCTTCGTCGAACGTGGGCGCGGCGTACGCGGCGACGGCCGCCACGGTCTCTGCGCCCATCGCGGCGACGTCCGACAGCGACGCGCCGACCGACCGCCACCCGGCGGTGTAGCGCGTCGTTCCGGCCGGGAAGTCCGTCGTTTCGTGGAGCATGTCGGTCGTCACGACCAGTCCGTCGACGACCGCCGCGTCGTCGCCGGCCGCCGGGAGCTCCGCCGCCAACGTTCGCAACGCCGTCCGCTCGTCCATGGTCGGCCTTTCGGCGTCGGCGCGAAAAAGCCACCGAGGCGTCCGGCCGACCGCTCTCGTGGGAGTCAGCCTCACAGTTTCACGGCTACCGCGACGGAAGAGGGGCGTAAGCTATCGCTACCGCTGCTGTCGATTCCGGTGGCTTAATGCCGATAGTGACCGTCCGGGAGGGTATGGCCAGAGAGAACCTCCGAGCCACTCTGCTCGGCTTCGCCGGCGCGTTGGTGGTGTTCGCGGTTCTCTTCTCGCTCATCGGCGTCGGCGACCTCGTCTACCAGCTACAGAGCGCCGACCCGCGATTCGTCGCGCTCGTTATCGTCGCGACGCTCGGGTGGTTGTTCGCCTGGGGGCTGGCGCTTCGGACCGTCCTCTCAGTTCTCGGCGTCGAACTCTCGGCCGTGAAGTCGTTTCTCGTCTTCTCGGGCGCGATGTTCTCGAACAACATCACGCCGTTCGGGCAGGCGGGCGGCGAACCGGTGACGGCGCTTCTCATCTCGCAGAGTTCGGACGCCGAGTACGAGACGGGTCTCGCCGCCATCGCCAGCGTCGACACGCTCAACTTCGTCCCCTCGATAACGCTGGCGCTCGTCGGCGCGGTGTACTTCGCGACGGAGACGACGCTCGGACAGAGCCTCGAACTGGCGGTCATCGGCGTCGTCGTGCTCGCCACGGCAGTTCCCGGCCTCGTCTACGTCGGGTGGCAGCGACGGTATCAACTCGAACACAAAGCCGTCAGCGTGCTCACGCCCGTCATCCGACGCGTCGCGGAGTTCGTCCCGCGCGTCTCGAAACCGACCGCAGAGAGCATCGAGGGGCGGATCAGTCGATTCTTCGCCGCCATCGAACGCGTCGCAACGAACCCGCGCGGACTGGTACTGGCTGTCTCGCTGTCGGCGGCCGGGTGGCTCGCACAGATGCTCGGCCTTTGGTTCGCCTTCCACGCCGTTGGAACGCCGGTTTCGCCGGCGATTCTGCTGTTCGTCGTCCCCATCGGCGCTATCGCCGGCGTGACGCCGCTACCCGGCGGCGCGGGCGGTATCGAGAGCGTCCTGCTCGTGTTGTTGCTGGCGGCGACGGGTCCTGCCGTCACGCAGTCGGCGATTCTGGCGGCCATCGTCATCTATCGCGGGGCGGTGTACTGGCTGCCGACGCTCATCGGCGGCGTCGTCGTCAGCGTCTTGGGTCTCAACAACACCTGACTGCCGTTCGTGTCGGAGCCGAAACGTCCGCTGGATAGGGCCGACGACGCCAATACGATGCTTTTAAACAGCGCAACACAGAACTCGAAGCCATGGTAACCCTCTATGACGTTCCGGCGGACGACCTCATCCAGGAGGTCGCCGACCGACTCGAGGACCGCATCGAACAGCCCGACTGGATCCAGTTCGCGAAAACCGGGTCGAACCGCGAACTGCCGCCCCAGAACGACGACTTCTGGTTCGTCCGCGCCGCCAGCGTACTTCGCAAACTCGCGACGAAGGGTCCGTTCGGCGTCGAGCGCCTCGCCGTCGAGTACGGCGGCCGTAAGCGCGGGTCGACGCGCTACCGCGTCGCGAAAGCCCACACGGGAACCGGCAGCAAGAAGATTATCCGTGTCATCCTCCAGCAGCTCGAAGCGGAGGAGCTCGTCGAGAGCGCTGGAGGCGACGGCCGCCGCATCAGCGACGAGGGTCGCGCCTTCCTCGACGACGCCGCCGCCTCGGCCTTCGAGTCGCTCGACCGTCCGGAACTCGAACGCTACGCGTAGAGGACACACACGCTTTTCCAGCCGTTCGACCCCGACAGCCGCTAGGCTGTCCGTAATCGTTTTCTGCCGTGCGCGAAAAGTTCGGGTATGAGCGGGAACTCCGACGACGACCGGCTCGACGAACTCCGTGAAGAGCGACTTCAGGAGCTACAGGAACAGGCCGACGGCCAACAGCAGCAGCAGGGCAACGAGGAGGCCCAGCAGGCGGCAGAGGAGCGCGCTCAGGCGCAGAAAGACGCGTTGCTGCGTCAGTACCTCACCGACGGCGCGCGCCAGCGACTCAACGCGGTCCAGATGAGCAAACCCGACTTCGCCGAACAGGTCGAACAACAGCTCGTCGCGCTCGCCCAGAGCGGACGCATCCAGTCGAAGATAGACGAACAGCGGATGAAACAGCTGTTGAAGGAACTCCAGCCCGACAAGAAGCGCTTCAACATCCGCCGTCGCTGATGGAACTGGCCCTCCTGTACAGCGGCGGGAAGGATTCGACGCTCGCCGCGCTCACGCTCGATTCGTTCTACGACGTGCGCCTCGTGACCGCGCACTTCGGTTTCACCGACGACTGGACACACGCGAAGAAAGCCGCCGAGACGCTCGGCTACCCGTTCGAGACGGTCGAACTCGACGACGACATCGCCGCCGACGCCGTCGAGCGGATGCACGCCGACGGCTACCCACGAAACGGCATCCAGAAGGTTCACGAAGCCGCGTTAGAAGCCGTTGCGGGACTCGGCTACGACGCTATCGCCGACGGGACGCGGCGCGACGACCGCGTGCCGACCATTTCGCGGGCGCAAGCACAGAGCCTCGAAGACCGCTACGACGTCGACTATCTCGCGCCGCTGTCGGGGTTCGGTCGCCGTGCGGTCGACCGCATCGTCGACGAGACGCTCGACATCGAGGTCGGCCCGAGCGAGACGGTTCCGAAGGCCGACTACGAGGGTGAACTGCGGCAGTTGCTCGCCGAGACCCACGGGTCCGACGCGGTCGGACACGTCTTCCCGGAACACGAGCAGACGTACGTCCGCGGACTGCTCGACTGAACGCCGTCCGGGCCTCCGGGGGTCGCCCGATAGCTACCTCGTCTCGATATCCTCTCTGATTCTCGACTCGCCGACGTCGAGGTCGGGGTGGTGGTCGTCGTTGTGTCTCAGCGCGTCGTCGACAACCTCGTCTTCGGTTGCCGCAGACGTATCGAACTCGCAGTCGCCGACGGCGCAGGCGTATCC from Haloprofundus halobius includes:
- the thiL gene encoding thiamine-phosphate kinase; translated protein: MDERTALRTLAAELPAAGDDAAVVDGLVVTTDMLHETTDFPAGTTRYTAGWRSVGASLSDVAAMGAETVAAVAAYAAPTFDEDELSAFVRGAREVCELVGAEYVGGDLDTHDEFTTATTAIGRTDDPVLRSGATPGDLLCVTGTLGRSAAALRYFERGDSERGNDLFRFEPRVAAGVELADYATAMMDSSDGLARSVHQLAEASDCGFALDSSAVPVDSAVDDVTDDDGEYWKSALHFGEDFELVFALPESALERTASVSPTPITRIGRVTESSAGVTLDGESLPDRGYTHSA
- a CDS encoding lysylphosphatidylglycerol synthase transmembrane domain-containing protein → MARENLRATLLGFAGALVVFAVLFSLIGVGDLVYQLQSADPRFVALVIVATLGWLFAWGLALRTVLSVLGVELSAVKSFLVFSGAMFSNNITPFGQAGGEPVTALLISQSSDAEYETGLAAIASVDTLNFVPSITLALVGAVYFATETTLGQSLELAVIGVVVLATAVPGLVYVGWQRRYQLEHKAVSVLTPVIRRVAEFVPRVSKPTAESIEGRISRFFAAIERVATNPRGLVLAVSLSAAGWLAQMLGLWFAFHAVGTPVSPAILLFVVPIGAIAGVTPLPGGAGGIESVLLVLLLAATGPAVTQSAILAAIVIYRGAVYWLPTLIGGVVVSVLGLNNT
- a CDS encoding 30S ribosomal protein S19e, with the protein product MVTLYDVPADDLIQEVADRLEDRIEQPDWIQFAKTGSNRELPPQNDDFWFVRAASVLRKLATKGPFGVERLAVEYGGRKRGSTRYRVAKAHTGTGSKKIIRVILQQLEAEELVESAGGDGRRISDEGRAFLDDAAASAFESLDRPELERYA
- a CDS encoding DNA-binding protein encodes the protein MSGNSDDDRLDELREERLQELQEQADGQQQQQGNEEAQQAAEERAQAQKDALLRQYLTDGARQRLNAVQMSKPDFAEQVEQQLVALAQSGRIQSKIDEQRMKQLLKELQPDKKRFNIRRR
- a CDS encoding DUF7411 family protein, with the protein product MELALLYSGGKDSTLAALTLDSFYDVRLVTAHFGFTDDWTHAKKAAETLGYPFETVELDDDIAADAVERMHADGYPRNGIQKVHEAALEAVAGLGYDAIADGTRRDDRVPTISRAQAQSLEDRYDVDYLAPLSGFGRRAVDRIVDETLDIEVGPSETVPKADYEGELRQLLAETHGSDAVGHVFPEHEQTYVRGLLD
- a CDS encoding DUF1059 domain-containing protein, coding for MSYGYACAVGDCEFDTSAATEDEVVDDALRHNDDHHPDLDVGESRIREDIETR